Genomic DNA from Perognathus longimembris pacificus isolate PPM17 chromosome 6, ASM2315922v1, whole genome shotgun sequence:
CAGGGTCCTCTGCCCGGATGTACATACATCCCTACCTGCCTCTATCAGCTCTGTCCACAGCcgctcttcatttgtctttttctgcctggtttcatcttttatccttctcATTGCTGCTTCTCTTTGTTCACCATCCACAACCCAGGGAGCTGCCCAGAGGGGCTCAGGCCAGCCTCCCTCCATCCCCAACTTCCTGCCCCAAGGAGGGAGCCACGCCCCCCACCTTGGTTAGACGCCAGTCCAGCTCATTTGTCTTCCTCTCCACTGGGAGTTTAAGCCACCCTTGGTTTGGCTGTAAGGGCAATGTATTAAGTGACAGTTCTCAGAACACACTTTTAATTAAGATGCAGTAGTCACTTCTCTGTCAGTCATCTTGCACACTGATTACTTAAAATGTATTTACTCGGCTCTATTATGTCATAGATTTGAATTCATTAGATGCTGGTTAATCCTCAACAAACTCTTTTCTTAAAATGTGACTCATTTGGCATAATTAACAAAGACAGAGCTGCGTGAGGCAATGGGCCCCTGCGCCACTTGGGCTTCAGAATGAGCATCTCAAAGTGACCACCTTCCCTGCTTGCTGCCACCCTGGGGGCCTTCCAGCCTAGGGTGGAAAGACTCAAAGAATGCTACTGGCAAAACAAGTGTATTGCACAGAGCTGGTCCCTGTGGGTCAGGCTCCCAGCATGCAGCTgggtggagaggagggggcagggtaGGGTCTGAAGGGACACACCGAAGGGGCTAGCACAGGTGATGGGGTAGCCTGGCGCCTGGAGCCAGATGAGCCTCACACAGGTGATCACTTTCCATGTGTGACAGGAGAGAAAATGTTGGCCGGGGCAGCTTAGTTTTAGAACGTGGTGGCATTAATTGATGAGCTCATCGTTAGACGGCCTTCCCCAGGGAACCAGTCCTCACCCCCTACCACCTATACCCACAGCCTCGTcaccaagggggggggggtacttgGACCTATCTACCCTGCATCCCAATGGCCACTGGGGATCACCCGATTCGACTGGGGACGCCACTGTTGTCACAGGGGCATCACAGTTTTGTTCTGTGTCAAGGAGAGAATGAAAGGCTAGGTAGCAATCACTGGAGAATCCAGTATGGAAGTAGAAGATTCCATTTGTTCTATTATGGCCCGGTCAGCCTGAATGGAGGCTATTCCACTGGTTCCGTTAGGCCCCAATCAATGAGGATGAAGAAGATTCCATTTGCTCCATTAGACTCTAGTCAAATAGGGACCTAAAAGGCCAGAATCCGTTTGCACACAGAGACAAGTGACAGATGGAAGACTTCCATATATCAGGAACTATGCAGGTGGCTCCCATCCGTGAAcccagctgctcaagaggctgagatctgaggatcatggttcaaagccagctaggaaaaaagtccgtgagactctgatctccaattcactaccaaaaaaaaaaaaaaatccagaagtggagctactgctcaaatgatagagttctagacttgagtgaaaaaattaagggacagtgtccaggcccagagttcaagtcccagtaccagcacaaaaacaaacaaataaatactacAGCCGCACTCAGGATTCTCAAACTGAGATTTCTAGAGCTCTGCTTCCTCAAGAGATGAATGAACATAACTAAAAAATAAGAGTAGTGCAAACTTAAACATTAATCCAATATCTTTATTATAGCAGTTTTCCTCAACTCTTTTGAACCTGTTAATTCGCGGAGCGCTTTTGCAAGAGCACACGAGAAGGCGGCTCTTTGCCATTTTTCTGGCCTCAGAAACCACTTCTGTGGATCCATGATTAGCCATATCAGAAGGAAATTTAAGTAACGTGAGTCTGCAAGAAGCTACATAACCTGTATGCAAAGTTTCCCCAAAGTCCAGCCCAACTGGTTGTTTTCAGAACTCCAGAAAGAAGTTACATAAATGTGGTGCAACATGGGGGCAGTAAGAAAACTCTAAGATGCCAGTTTTACACACACAGCCTTGTCCCCTACTGCTCCAGATGTTCACCCATGTAAAACTGCCTAGTAAGCCCTGGGGTGCCTTGGCCTTGGGCATACTGTGGTCAATGCAAGCAGCTGCCTTCCTCTTAGGGCTTTGCTGCCAGTGCAGGAGACAAACAATAAACAAGATGAATAGGTGAAATGTGGAGATTAGAGAGGGATGGGTTCCAAGGAGGAAATGTCCAGCAGAGGACAGAGATATTTAGAGTAGGGGATCTTGAAGGCAGAGCCTCAGGGAAGGCTCTGTGACACCcaatgagccccccccccccccgccaaggccATGCCAATCCTTGTCCTGTATATCTGTAATCTTTTCCTTGCTCCTGAAGTCCCCTCCCCGATGACAAGTTCATTCTTTTGTCTCCCTATCCACACCACTCTTCAGTTCCATGAATCCTCAAAAGCTGTGAACTATGTAATGCTCCTCAGTGAAGGAAATCACAACCAAGCCATGTCTCTACCAATCCTGACATCTCTCAGGGCCAGCTCCCTTCTTGCCCATATCTTTATTAGTGAGGAATGCTGGTCTTATTTCATTTCATACTAAGTCTAAACCAACTAAAATGGTAACATTGTATTTCAAAAGACAGCTTTCCCGCCTTTTCAAACATGATGTTTTTTTTGATTAACCACTAAGTTGTGTCatcttcccatccatccacccacccatccacccatccatctgtccatgctTCTATCTATCCctatatccatccatctatccatctatcatccatctatccgTCCATCCATACATCCCCCATCCATcagtctatccatccatcatctgccTATTCATCCaaccactcatccacccatccatctgcccatgCTTACATCCACCCTTCCATGCAAGAAATAAGAGTCTGAGGGTCTACCTTGCTCCAACCATTGTGGTAGAAGCTTGGGATATAGCAACTCATAAAACAGACAACAATGCATGCTTTCCTGGAGTGACTAGAAGAAATAGTAAATAAACACAATTGATGGATGAGTGAAGTAGTATGTTCAAGATGATAAGAACAGTGGGAAAACAGATAAAAGTAGAACTGAATTAGAGGGCTTGCACTAGAAGATAGGAGATCTTGCCAGAGCATATTCTCTGCTAACTCCTAAGGCAGTGGATTTGTGAGAAgggtggaaggaggaagggagggaggtaaggaggTAGGAAGGAGGCAGCTCTAGGCAAGGACATTAGGAGGCTACTTTTTGATCTTGACCTTGTGTCTCTTCTTTCCAGGCACGGAGGCCTGAGTGACCAGACCATGGAGACCCTGCTTGGCGGGCTGCTGGCATTTGGCATGGCGTTTGCCGTAGTCGATGCCTGCCCCAAGTACTGTGTCTGCCAGAACCTGTCTGAGTCACTGGGGACCCTGTGCCCCTCCAAGGGGCTGCTCTTCGTACCCCCCGACATCGATCGCCGGACCGTGGAGCTGCGCCTGGGTGGGAACTTCATCATCCACATCGGCCGCCAGGACTTCGCCAACATGACGGGCCTGGTGGATCTGACGCTGTCCAGAAACACCATCAGCCACATCCAGCCCTTCTCCTTCCTGGACCTGGAGAGCCTCCGCTCCCTGCACCTCGACAGCAACCGGCTGCCTAGCCTGGGTGAGGACACGCTCCGCGGCCTGGTCAACCTGCAACACCTCATTGTCAACAACAACCAGCTGGGGGGCATCGCCGACGATGCCTTTGAGGACTTCCTGCTGACGCTGGAGGACCTGGACCTCTCCTACAACAACCTCCACGGTCTGCCCTGGGACTCCGTGCGGCGCATGATCAACCTCCACCAGCTGAGCCTGGACCACAACCTGCTGGACCACATCGCCGAGGGCACCTTTGCCGACCTGCAGAAATTGGCCCGCCTGGATCTCACCTCCAACCGGCTGCAGAAGCTGCCCCCGGACCCCATCTTCGCCCGCTCCCAAGCTTTCGCTCTGACCGCCACCCCCTTCGCCCCGccgctgtccttcagctttgggGGGAACCCGCTGCACTGTAACTGTGAACTCCTCTGGCTGCGGAGGCTGGAGAGAGATGACGACCTGGAGACGTGTGGGTCGCCGGGGGGTCTCAAGGGCCGCTACTTCTGGCACGTGCGCGAGGAGGAGTTTGTGTGCGAGCCCCCTCTCATCACCCAGCACACGCACAAGCTGTTGGTCCTGGAGGGCCAGGCAGCCACACTCAAGTGCAAAGCCATCGGGGACCCCGGTCCCCTCATCCACTGGGTGGCCCCCGACGACCGCCTGGTGGGGAACTCCTCCAGGACTGCGGTGTACGAGAACGGCACCCTGGACATCCTCATCACCACCTCTCAGGACAGCGGCGCCTTCACCTGCATCGCGGCCAACGCCGCGGGCGAGGCCACCGCCACAGTGGAGGTGTCCATCGTCCAGCTGCCACACCTGAGCAACAGCACCAGCCGCACCGCTCCCCCCAAGTCCCGCCTCTCCGACATCACCGGCTCCAGCAAGACCagccggggaggaggggcggcAGGAGCGGCGGGGGGAGGAGGCAGTGGCGCTGGAGAACCTCCCAAAAGTGCCCCCGACCGGGCTGTGCTGGTGTCAGATGTGACCACCACCTCAGCCTTGGTCAAGTGGACCGTCAGCAAATCCGCGCCCCGCGTGAAGATGTACCAGCTGCAGTACAACTGCTCCGACGACGAGGTACTGATCTACAGGTGGGTACCGTGTGCTGCCGAGGGGCCGCAGGAAGGGCAGGGGTGGTGTCCAGCTGGGGCGGCTTTAGGCCTCCTCCATGCTGGTGGGCACACaagaagaggcagaaagagagagctgCAAGTTTTGTTGCAAGGGAGTTCAGCAggggagaaacagagaagccctGTTTTGAGAGGTCACATCGGGAGAGCGGGCGGCTGCAGGCGGGAACTCCTGTGTCAAAGGCCAGCAGCCCAGAACAGAGCTAGCACAAACTTTTCaagacaaaaaccaacaaacacagcCCCTCTTGGGAAGTAGCTCCGGTACCAGCAGGCCTTTCCATCGAGGAAAATAGCTCAGGGGTCCGTTTCAACTTTCCATAGGTGtgtgaggagagaggggaggtgcCTCAACCTTTCCGCATGGGGAGATAGCCTCAGAGGCAAGCGAATGAAAAACCATGTAGGGAGATAATCAAGGGTGAGCACCTTCTGTGTAGCAAAAGCTACAGCCAAACCTGCGAAACAGCCCGACCTCTGGAAGCCAAGGAATGGCCTCTCTCACCGCTAGGCTTTTCAGAGCTGGGTGGAGAgctccctccacccagcaaggcaccaggGTGGCTGTGAGAACAAGGCATCTTacttagacccagtctccttaaGCAGGAAAGGACCCCACGTGGGCAGCTGCAGAGAGGCCGTATAGAAAGACCCAGGCGGCTAGCAGTGCTGGCTGTGGGTCTCCAAACTGG
This window encodes:
- the Lrfn2 gene encoding leucine-rich repeat and fibronectin type-III domain-containing protein 2 — its product is METLLGGLLAFGMAFAVVDACPKYCVCQNLSESLGTLCPSKGLLFVPPDIDRRTVELRLGGNFIIHIGRQDFANMTGLVDLTLSRNTISHIQPFSFLDLESLRSLHLDSNRLPSLGEDTLRGLVNLQHLIVNNNQLGGIADDAFEDFLLTLEDLDLSYNNLHGLPWDSVRRMINLHQLSLDHNLLDHIAEGTFADLQKLARLDLTSNRLQKLPPDPIFARSQAFALTATPFAPPLSFSFGGNPLHCNCELLWLRRLERDDDLETCGSPGGLKGRYFWHVREEEFVCEPPLITQHTHKLLVLEGQAATLKCKAIGDPGPLIHWVAPDDRLVGNSSRTAVYENGTLDILITTSQDSGAFTCIAANAAGEATATVEVSIVQLPHLSNSTSRTAPPKSRLSDITGSSKTSRGGGAAGAAGGGGSGAGEPPKSAPDRAVLVSDVTTTSALVKWTVSKSAPRVKMYQLQYNCSDDEVLIYRMIPASNKAFVVNNLVSGTGYDLCVLAVWDDAATTLTATNIVGCAQFFTKADYPQCQSMHSQLVGGTMILAIGGVIVATLLVFIVILMVRYKVCNHEAPGKMAAATVSNVYSQTNGAQPPPLGGPGGGLGGGGVPAGPPLQAAPKVVVRNELLDFSAGLARGGDSSSSSSSLGSGEAAGLGRGPWRLPPPAPRSKPNLDRLMGAFASLDLKSQRKEELLGSRTPAGRGSGTSARGRHSDREPLLGPPAVRARSLLPLPLEGKAKRSHSFDMGDFAAAAGGVGVAPGGYSPPRRVSNIWTKRSLSVNGMLLPFEESDLVGARGTFGSSEWVMESTV